One window of Sinorhizobium fredii NGR234 genomic DNA carries:
- a CDS encoding glutathione S-transferase N-terminal domain-containing protein — translation MKLYSAPGFTSLADHIAMLEAGIQFDLVKVDLESKQIEGGGRYTDINPTGYVPALMFDDGEVLTENVAILAWIADREPELAPHGHRGRYRLIEMLSLIATEIHKRFPTYLSLPEDVREPTGQQILHWFGVVAGRLDRGYLFGETFTVADAYLFQLAWGAAQLGFRLPEPFGDYIARIEQRPAVQAALRREGLA, via the coding sequence ATGAAGCTCTACTCTGCGCCCGGTTTCACCAGCTTGGCCGACCATATCGCGATGCTGGAGGCTGGAATTCAGTTCGACTTGGTCAAGGTCGACCTCGAGTCCAAACAGATTGAAGGGGGCGGCCGTTACACGGACATCAACCCGACGGGCTATGTGCCTGCCCTTATGTTCGACGATGGTGAAGTGCTGACCGAGAATGTCGCGATCCTGGCATGGATCGCCGATCGCGAACCGGAGCTCGCACCGCATGGTCATCGGGGCCGGTACCGCCTGATCGAGATGTTGAGCCTCATCGCGACCGAGATTCACAAGCGCTTTCCCACCTACTTGTCGCTTCCGGAGGATGTCAGGGAGCCGACCGGTCAGCAAATATTGCACTGGTTTGGCGTTGTCGCGGGCCGATTGGATCGGGGCTACCTTTTCGGAGAGACCTTTACGGTCGCGGATGCCTATCTCTTCCAATTGGCGTGGGGTGCCGCGCAACTCGGGTTCCGTCTGCCCGAACCGTTTGGCGATTACATCGCACGGATCGAACAGCGGCCTGCGGTGCAAGCGGCGCTGCGCCGCGAGGGCCTCGCATGA
- a CDS encoding cytochrome c1 — MKKLVTGILSLAVVAGLGLGAALAQGEEAGGEEHAAGATPHYPLHKPEQQDWTFAGLFGHYDKGQLQRGLKVYTEVCSACHSMELVAFRTLEHGLGYSDAQVKAFAANYEVQDGPNGDGEMFARKAVPSDHFPSPFPNKEAAAAANNGAAPPDFSLIAKARGIERGFPQFVFDIFWPYQEGGPDYIHALLTGYQEPPEGVQVAEGTHYNPYFVSASALAMAKPLSDDQVTYDDGAPQTVDQYARDVSAFLMWAAEPHLEDRKRTGFMVMVFLLILTGLVYLTKKSVYANKEH; from the coding sequence ATGAAAAAGCTTGTTACAGGCATTCTGTCACTCGCTGTCGTCGCCGGTCTCGGTCTGGGAGCGGCTTTGGCCCAGGGCGAGGAAGCAGGCGGCGAAGAGCACGCCGCCGGCGCCACGCCGCACTATCCGCTGCACAAGCCGGAGCAGCAGGACTGGACCTTCGCCGGCCTCTTCGGCCACTACGACAAGGGACAGCTGCAGCGCGGTCTCAAGGTCTACACCGAAGTCTGTTCTGCCTGCCATTCGATGGAGCTCGTCGCATTCCGCACGCTCGAGCATGGTCTCGGCTATTCGGACGCCCAGGTGAAGGCCTTTGCGGCCAACTACGAAGTGCAGGACGGCCCGAACGGTGACGGCGAGATGTTCGCGCGCAAGGCCGTTCCGTCCGACCACTTCCCGTCGCCCTTCCCGAACAAGGAAGCCGCGGCGGCTGCCAACAACGGCGCCGCACCACCGGACTTCTCGCTGATCGCCAAGGCGCGCGGCATCGAGCGCGGCTTCCCGCAGTTCGTCTTCGACATCTTCTGGCCCTACCAGGAAGGCGGTCCGGATTATATCCACGCGCTGCTGACCGGCTATCAGGAGCCGCCGGAAGGCGTTCAGGTCGCCGAAGGCACGCACTACAACCCGTATTTTGTCAGCGCCTCGGCGCTGGCGATGGCCAAACCGCTCTCCGACGACCAGGTCACCTATGACGACGGTGCGCCGCAAACCGTCGACCAGTACGCCAGGGACGTCTCGGCATTCCTGATGTGGGCAGCAGAGCCGCATCTCGAAGACCGCAAGCGCACCGGCTTCATGGTCATGGTGTTCCTGCTGATCTTGACCGGCCTAGTCTATCTCACGAAGAAGTCGGTCTACGCCAACAAGGAACATTGA
- a CDS encoding alpha/beta fold hydrolase, protein MSEPVIRTDGIELATQSFGNPTHPPLLLIMGGMASMLWWPDEFCHRLAERGHFVIRYDQRDSGLSTKYPPGQPGYTFDDAVDDVFRVLDGYGISKAHIVGFSLGGMVGQVAALKSPQRMLSVTAISTSPVGVDTSDLPASGEAWMEHMSVEADWSDRADAVTYLVEDARLTAGTAHPFDEAGTRAFIERDFDRSGGYLSATNHSILFETGERWQGRLNQINVPLLVLHGTADPVFPVEHGQALARAVANANFVKIDGGGHEIHPGDWEEIISAIDEHVGQRTPIE, encoded by the coding sequence ATGAGTGAGCCAGTGATCCGCACTGATGGGATCGAGCTCGCGACTCAGAGCTTCGGCAATCCAACCCATCCACCGCTACTTCTCATCATGGGCGGGATGGCATCCATGCTGTGGTGGCCGGACGAATTCTGCCATCGGCTTGCCGAGCGGGGCCATTTCGTCATCCGCTACGACCAGCGCGATTCCGGTCTTTCGACGAAATATCCCCCAGGTCAGCCGGGCTACACCTTCGACGACGCCGTCGATGATGTTTTCCGCGTCCTCGACGGCTACGGGATTTCGAAAGCCCATATCGTCGGCTTTTCCCTGGGCGGCATGGTGGGCCAGGTCGCTGCGCTGAAGAGTCCGCAGCGCATGCTTTCCGTGACGGCGATCAGCACCTCGCCGGTCGGAGTGGACACGTCCGACCTACCGGCCAGCGGCGAGGCTTGGATGGAACATATGTCCGTCGAGGCGGACTGGTCGGACCGGGCGGACGCGGTCACGTATCTGGTCGAGGACGCGCGCCTGACTGCGGGGACGGCGCATCCGTTCGACGAAGCCGGGACCCGCGCCTTCATCGAACGGGATTTTGACCGGTCCGGAGGCTATCTCAGCGCCACGAACCACAGCATCCTCTTTGAGACCGGCGAGAGGTGGCAGGGCCGGCTGAACCAAATAAATGTGCCTCTTCTCGTCCTTCACGGCACAGCCGATCCGGTTTTTCCAGTTGAGCACGGCCAGGCACTCGCGCGAGCGGTAGCGAATGCGAACTTCGTGAAAATCGACGGTGGCGGCCATGAAATTCATCCCGGAGATTGGGAAGAGATCATTTCTGCTATCGACGAACATGTCGGGCAACGAACTCCCATCGAGTGA
- a CDS encoding kinesin has translation MATKKSNESIDEKAFQALEAALKIDFDDLKSALNDKSSLDDPEEKVSEPSKKAASEHKRAVKEQPEAQKARTIETPRNLAPEPAPKQPALSPANDDTRRSPTAMLRSLEVRSSRAAIRVAALISLVWALAGVAIGHLLYAPQIWQIRSLGDLAATPGAIGILIGIALPVMLFFSFAIMIARAQELRNAARSMAEVALRLAEPETAAADRVMAVGQAVRREVSAMNEGIERTIARATELEALVHSEVSALERSYSENELRVRTLVQELGLEREAIVGHSERIRSAIAGAHGKLKDDLELASEDIASRIAVSGEAFASLIDTRAAALSERSDHALQTLGTMLDTRTDALLSGLTNAGVTLNKEFDVRLDALSENLTKRGEHLLSQFETRASTLDTNTEKLNTALNERARQLNETLIARTRDLNESLSVGQQAIAGGLEDMLSSLNVALDEKGASFRQSLKTSADDAIMDLDLRGGFFEEKLQTTVGHLATAFDARFHEFASAFDKRASLLDTKLMESLHRINETVSGGSDAIGTALDSSVEKIGSALSDQSLTLATALGTTQDFIEETIGSRTLELSNLIGNAHSRIEGVLSDKTTSLMSALTEAQERIEGGFGQRADALAHALTTSEQSLTEGMDSRTSAFIDGLQTAHSRIEQTLTGSTDEITSAIAASQHRLDNTLSERTAALSAALTSGATALEDAVGGTTDRLERVLSERGETISAALTGQTTRLEGVLSERSQAITDTLASQTAALDGVLTERSAQINSTMSARASEMADSLSRHAEDVADSLTFRAMAVAETMTDRVGEIENKLSQSVSEVAENLGGRVSQIADTLTDTSARIAEDLSSRVGKISDSLAGTSAEIAEALTARTSEATASLAGKAAEIEQTLSGKADQLRDTLTTTHEQIRSTLDNRIKAIDLAVGQGREQLEELLSDQSMAIATTLATSASMLEMSLEERQASIAGAIERSTESLTTRTSEAVASLAGKAAEIDQTLSGKAAQLRSTLDEQVNTINLAVGQGRERLEELLSDQSMAMATTLATSASMLEMSLEERQASIAGAIDRGTEALDARMRSTTGNIAERLAETADQISLAADTLTNRVDISLNGIDNRLDETGARIESSFASLEDRVRGGVSNVSAIVDDTGGRLETTLGSLEDRIRDSVSNVRAIVDDTGGRIETTLGSLEDRIRDSVGSVNAIVDTAGQRITESLAERAGEIDRISETAAARITSAMDDGTGRIASAMEAGAGRIEERLGTMDRALTIGLENVNRTIEGKAAALVTSLRGAVSDAAQEIDAEAARSTELLSKAGADFASALAARNAEFANSIESTASATATRHADLARIVTEAADSASARLASTRDQIASHTASIQQSLTEAEKALDARGQSIRSTLDDSTRELNSMLAGRSLELTRLLDEQARPVIEQYAATGKEAAGRIAALTQESADRLRAENAALVNAITERTSETLDAISLRAEETAKAMKMVENRLQSTAMGLIDQLSTNNSAIASVIEQATGSLGDMDQRLEAAAAKVSESTRHASDMLSSSTRLIEGRVDKLSDIASSTLSQIGGIVGRFEDHSKVLGQASNLLAAAQSNLVSTLEERQDALRTLSVGLVQRSEEIERTMRALEGFVDGAFQRAEERSGQVAGNLRNGIQSSFADVGRLLSNTEQRAAEAAEAMRNTLAEAGGEAAASVEGVFAHAEERSRQIAETLRSGVETSIAGANETLSEIEGRAVSASEALRQAVAKAGDEASQALEGAFSSAEQRAKDAASRLRGSIGASVSDVERMLAESGKKSDGVATQLREAVRQAIDEAISRFSGATDDIRRSAGEIRKELDMTREELKRGAFDLPEEAKENASVMRRAVAEQIKALQELSEIIGKSSTQLEVAQPVRQQPALAAPTPAAQAPVVPPQPVVKQQPAVEQQPAPAPALRGSLGLEQATRPLQPARPSAAEERVEEGGGWMRDLLRAASREEEPQAARPRPAESQPVARPGDSRNPRHVVESLNSLSVDIARAIDHDASVELWRRYQRGERDVFTRRLYTLKGQQTFDEIKRKYDREPEFRTAVDRYIADFEKLLADVARNDPDKRITQTYLTSDTGKVYTMLAHAAGRFS, from the coding sequence ATGGCGACGAAGAAGAGCAACGAATCGATCGACGAAAAGGCCTTCCAGGCTCTGGAAGCAGCCCTGAAGATCGACTTTGACGACCTGAAGTCGGCCTTGAACGACAAGAGTTCCTTGGATGATCCGGAGGAAAAGGTGTCCGAGCCCAGCAAGAAGGCCGCATCCGAGCATAAGCGCGCCGTGAAGGAGCAACCGGAAGCACAGAAAGCCCGGACGATCGAGACGCCTCGCAACCTGGCGCCGGAGCCCGCCCCGAAGCAGCCAGCGCTCTCCCCGGCCAATGACGATACGCGCAGATCTCCCACGGCAATGCTCCGCTCCCTCGAAGTCCGGTCCAGCCGGGCGGCTATCCGCGTCGCGGCGCTGATTTCGCTGGTGTGGGCGCTTGCCGGGGTGGCGATCGGCCACCTCCTCTACGCGCCGCAGATCTGGCAGATCCGCTCGCTCGGCGATCTGGCCGCCACGCCCGGCGCGATCGGCATCCTGATCGGCATCGCCTTGCCGGTCATGCTCTTCTTCTCCTTTGCGATCATGATCGCGCGCGCTCAGGAACTGCGCAATGCGGCCCGCTCGATGGCCGAGGTCGCCTTGCGGCTGGCCGAACCGGAAACCGCGGCGGCTGACCGTGTCATGGCCGTGGGCCAGGCGGTTCGGCGCGAAGTGTCGGCCATGAACGAGGGGATCGAACGCACAATCGCGCGGGCGACCGAGCTCGAAGCTCTCGTCCACTCGGAAGTCAGTGCGCTTGAACGCAGCTACAGCGAAAACGAATTGCGCGTTCGCACCCTGGTTCAGGAACTGGGGCTGGAGCGCGAAGCCATCGTCGGTCATTCCGAACGGATCCGCTCGGCGATTGCCGGTGCTCATGGCAAGCTGAAGGACGACCTCGAGCTCGCAAGCGAAGATATCGCCTCGCGCATCGCGGTCTCGGGCGAGGCCTTCGCATCGCTGATCGACACGCGCGCAGCCGCCCTCAGCGAGAGGTCGGACCATGCGCTGCAGACGCTTGGCACCATGCTGGATACCCGCACGGATGCGCTGCTTTCCGGCCTGACGAATGCCGGCGTGACACTCAACAAGGAATTCGACGTCCGGCTCGATGCCCTCAGCGAGAACCTGACGAAGCGCGGCGAACACTTGCTCAGCCAGTTCGAGACCCGTGCCTCGACACTCGATACGAACACCGAGAAGCTCAACACCGCCCTGAACGAGCGCGCCCGCCAGCTCAACGAAACCTTGATCGCGCGGACCCGCGACCTCAATGAGAGCCTGAGCGTCGGCCAGCAGGCGATTGCCGGCGGCCTCGAAGACATGCTTTCCTCGCTCAACGTGGCACTGGACGAAAAGGGCGCGAGCTTCCGTCAGAGCCTCAAGACGAGCGCCGACGACGCGATCATGGACCTTGATCTGCGCGGCGGCTTCTTCGAGGAAAAGCTTCAGACGACCGTCGGGCACCTGGCGACCGCCTTCGATGCGCGGTTCCACGAATTCGCCAGCGCCTTCGACAAGCGGGCGAGCCTGCTCGACACCAAGTTGATGGAAAGCCTGCACAGGATCAATGAAACCGTGTCCGGCGGTTCGGATGCGATCGGCACTGCCTTGGACAGCAGCGTCGAGAAAATCGGTTCGGCGCTTTCCGATCAGTCCCTGACGCTCGCCACCGCGCTCGGAACAACGCAGGACTTCATCGAGGAAACAATCGGTAGCCGCACCTTGGAGCTCAGCAACCTCATCGGCAACGCTCACAGCCGTATCGAGGGCGTGCTTTCGGACAAGACCACGTCGCTGATGAGCGCCCTGACGGAAGCACAGGAACGGATCGAAGGCGGCTTTGGCCAGCGCGCCGATGCGCTCGCCCATGCGCTGACGACGAGCGAGCAGAGCCTGACGGAAGGCATGGATTCGCGCACCTCTGCCTTCATCGACGGTTTGCAGACCGCCCATAGCCGCATCGAGCAAACGCTCACGGGCTCCACGGACGAGATCACCAGCGCCATCGCCGCCAGCCAGCATCGGCTGGACAATACGCTCTCGGAGCGCACCGCCGCGCTGTCTGCCGCCCTCACCTCCGGCGCGACTGCGCTCGAAGACGCTGTCGGCGGCACGACCGACCGGCTGGAACGCGTCCTCTCCGAACGTGGCGAGACGATCTCTGCGGCCCTGACCGGACAGACGACGAGGCTGGAAGGAGTCCTGTCGGAGCGCAGCCAGGCGATCACCGACACCCTGGCCAGCCAGACGGCCGCCCTCGACGGCGTGCTCACCGAGCGCTCCGCGCAAATCAACTCGACCATGTCGGCGCGCGCCAGCGAGATGGCAGACTCGCTCAGCCGTCATGCCGAAGACGTCGCCGACAGCCTGACCTTCCGCGCAATGGCCGTGGCCGAAACGATGACGGACCGCGTCGGCGAGATCGAGAACAAGCTTTCGCAGAGCGTCTCCGAGGTCGCCGAGAATCTCGGCGGTCGCGTCAGCCAGATCGCCGACACCCTTACCGATACGAGCGCACGCATCGCCGAGGATCTCAGCAGCCGCGTCGGAAAGATCTCCGACTCGCTGGCGGGAACCAGCGCCGAGATCGCGGAAGCGCTCACGGCCCGCACCTCCGAAGCTACGGCGTCGCTTGCCGGCAAGGCGGCCGAAATCGAGCAGACGCTGTCCGGCAAGGCCGACCAACTGCGTGACACGCTGACGACGACGCATGAGCAGATCCGCTCGACGCTCGACAATCGCATCAAGGCGATCGATCTTGCCGTCGGCCAGGGTCGCGAACAGTTGGAAGAGCTGCTGTCCGACCAATCGATGGCGATTGCCACGACGCTTGCCACCAGCGCCAGCATGCTCGAAATGTCGCTCGAGGAGCGGCAGGCTTCGATCGCCGGCGCGATCGAGCGCAGCACAGAATCGCTCACCACCCGGACATCCGAAGCCGTCGCGTCGCTTGCCGGCAAGGCGGCCGAGATCGACCAGACGCTTTCCGGTAAGGCGGCGCAGCTGCGTTCGACGCTCGACGAACAGGTCAACACGATCAACCTTGCCGTCGGCCAGGGGCGTGAGCGTTTGGAAGAGCTGCTGTCCGATCAATCGATGGCGATGGCGACGACGCTGGCGACCAGCGCCAGCATGCTCGAAATGTCGCTCGAGGAGCGGCAGGCCTCGATCGCCGGCGCGATCGACCGCGGCACCGAAGCGCTCGATGCGCGCATGCGCTCGACGACGGGCAACATTGCCGAGCGCCTCGCCGAGACGGCCGACCAGATCAGCCTCGCCGCCGACACGCTCACCAATCGTGTCGACATTTCGCTGAACGGTATCGACAACCGCCTCGACGAAACCGGCGCAAGGATCGAATCGAGCTTCGCTTCGCTCGAAGACCGCGTTCGCGGCGGCGTCAGCAACGTCAGCGCCATTGTCGACGACACCGGCGGCCGGTTGGAAACGACGCTCGGCTCGCTCGAAGATCGCATCCGTGACAGCGTCAGCAACGTCAGAGCCATCGTCGACGACACCGGCGGCCGCATTGAAACGACACTCGGGTCTCTTGAGGATCGCATCCGCGACAGCGTCGGCAGCGTCAACGCCATCGTCGACACGGCCGGGCAGCGGATTACGGAAAGCCTCGCGGAACGCGCTGGCGAAATCGACAGGATCAGCGAGACCGCGGCGGCCCGTATCACCTCCGCCATGGACGACGGAACCGGCCGGATCGCCTCCGCGATGGAGGCCGGTGCGGGCCGCATCGAGGAGCGCCTCGGGACAATGGACCGCGCCCTCACCATCGGTCTCGAAAACGTCAACCGCACGATCGAAGGCAAGGCGGCGGCGCTCGTCACGAGCCTGCGCGGCGCCGTCAGCGATGCCGCCCAGGAGATCGACGCGGAGGCGGCGCGCTCCACAGAGCTGCTCTCTAAGGCCGGTGCTGATTTCGCCAGCGCCTTGGCTGCCCGCAACGCCGAATTCGCGAATTCGATCGAATCGACTGCCTCGGCGACGGCGACCCGCCATGCCGACCTTGCCCGGATAGTCACGGAGGCCGCCGACTCCGCCTCGGCCCGGCTCGCCTCGACCAGGGATCAGATCGCCAGCCATACGGCGAGCATCCAGCAGAGCCTGACGGAGGCGGAGAAAGCGCTTGATGCACGCGGCCAGTCGATCCGCAGCACACTCGACGACAGCACCCGCGAATTGAATTCCATGCTCGCGGGCCGCTCGCTCGAACTCACCCGTCTTCTCGACGAGCAGGCGCGTCCGGTCATCGAGCAATACGCGGCCACGGGCAAGGAAGCCGCCGGACGCATCGCCGCCCTCACCCAGGAAAGCGCCGACCGACTGCGTGCGGAGAACGCCGCCCTCGTCAACGCCATCACGGAGCGGACCAGCGAAACGCTCGATGCAATCTCGCTGCGGGCGGAGGAAACCGCCAAGGCGATGAAGATGGTCGAGAACCGCCTGCAGTCGACTGCCATGGGGCTGATCGACCAGCTCTCGACCAACAATTCCGCCATCGCATCGGTCATCGAACAGGCGACTGGCAGCCTCGGGGACATGGACCAGCGCCTGGAGGCAGCCGCAGCGAAGGTTTCGGAATCCACACGGCATGCGTCCGACATGCTGTCCAGTTCCACCCGCCTCATCGAAGGCCGCGTCGACAAGCTCTCGGATATCGCCTCATCGACGCTCTCGCAGATCGGCGGCATCGTTGGCCGCTTCGAGGATCACTCCAAGGTGCTCGGCCAGGCCTCCAATCTGCTGGCCGCCGCCCAGTCGAACCTTGTCAGCACGCTCGAAGAGCGCCAGGACGCCCTGCGTACGCTTTCGGTTGGTCTTGTCCAGCGTTCGGAGGAGATCGAGCGCACCATGCGCGCGCTCGAGGGCTTCGTCGACGGCGCCTTCCAACGCGCCGAAGAGCGCTCCGGCCAGGTCGCCGGCAACCTACGCAATGGCATCCAGTCGTCCTTCGCCGATGTCGGCCGGCTTCTGTCGAACACCGAGCAACGTGCCGCGGAAGCGGCCGAGGCGATGCGCAACACTCTTGCCGAGGCAGGCGGTGAAGCTGCCGCCTCCGTGGAGGGTGTGTTCGCCCACGCCGAAGAGCGGTCGCGCCAGATCGCCGAGACGCTGCGCTCCGGCGTCGAAACCTCGATCGCCGGTGCGAACGAGACGCTGTCCGAGATCGAGGGCCGTGCTGTCAGCGCCTCCGAGGCGCTGCGTCAGGCCGTCGCCAAGGCCGGCGACGAGGCGAGCCAGGCGCTCGAAGGTGCCTTCTCCAGTGCCGAGCAACGCGCCAAGGACGCAGCATCCCGCCTGCGCGGCAGCATCGGCGCTTCGGTCTCCGACGTCGAGCGGATGCTGGCGGAGAGCGGCAAGAAGTCGGATGGCGTCGCAACGCAGCTGCGCGAGGCGGTTCGTCAGGCGATCGATGAAGCGATCAGCCGCTTCAGCGGCGCGACCGACGACATTCGTCGTTCCGCCGGCGAGATCCGCAAGGAACTCGACATGACCCGCGAGGAGCTGAAGCGCGGCGCCTTCGACCTGCCGGAAGAGGCCAAGGAGAATGCCTCGGTGATGCGGCGCGCCGTTGCCGAGCAGATCAAGGCGCTGCAGGAGCTCTCCGAAATTATCGGCAAGTCTTCGACGCAGCTCGAGGTCGCCCAGCCGGTTCGCCAGCAGCCGGCGCTGGCGGCCCCCACCCCCGCCGCTCAAGCGCCCGTCGTGCCACCACAGCCGGTGGTCAAGCAACAGCCGGCGGTCGAGCAGCAGCCTGCGCCCGCGCCGGCCCTGCGTGGCAGCCTGGGACTGGAACAGGCGACGCGGCCCCTGCAGCCCGCCCGTCCCTCGGCCGCCGAAGAGCGCGTCGAGGAAGGCGGCGGCTGGATGCGAGACCTGCTGCGCGCCGCCTCCCGCGAGGAAGAGCCGCAGGCCGCGCGCCCGCGGCCGGCCGAGAGCCAGCCCGTGGCGCGTCCCGGAGACAGCCGCAATCCGCGCCACGTGGTGGAATCGTTGAACTCGCTCTCGGTGGATATCGCCCGGGCGATCGACCACGACGCGTCGGTCGAGCTGTGGCGCCGCTACCAGCGCGGCGAGCGGGACGTCTTCACCCGCCGGCTCTATACGCTGAAGGGGCAGCAGACCTTCGACGAGATCAAGCGGAAATACGATCGCGAGCCCGAATTCCGCACCGCGGTCGACCGCTACATCGCCGACTTCGAAAAGCTGCTGGCCGATGTCGCCCGCAACGATCCCGACAAGCGCATCACCCAGACCTACCTGACGTCCGACACCGGCAAGGTCTACACCATGCTCGCCCACGCAGCCGGCCGCTTCAGCTGA